AGATCGAAGGTGGGGGGAACGACAAACACAAACACCCCCGTTCGGTAGTCCTGTCTGAGCTTGGCCGCCCCCTGCGTGTCGATGTCAAGGATGACATCAAGACCTTCCGCGAACTGTTTCTCCAACAGCGGGCGGCTGGTGCCGTAGAGGTGACCATGTACGTGAGCCCACTCTGCGAATTCGTCCGCCTCGATCATCCTTCGGAAGGTGGGCTCGTTCACGAAGTGATAGTCGCGCCCGTCCTGCTCGTCTGGCCGGGGCGCACGGGTTGTATACGAGACAGAGTGGACCAGACGGGGCAACCGCCGCGCGGCCTCCTGACACAAGGAGGTCTTCCCACCCCCGGAGGGGGCCGACACAACCACCATCATCCGCTGCCGATTCATTCTGTTCGCGAGCCTTTACCCGACCGACCGGAAAGCACATCGGCCTCGAACCGCTGGGTGATCGTCTCGGTCTGGATGGCCGACAACACAACATGGTCGCTATCGGTCACGATGATCGACCGGGTGCGCCTGCCGTTGGTTGCGTCAACCAACTTGCCGGCCTGCTTGGCTTCGTCCTTCAACCGCTTCATTGGGGCCGAACCGGGATCGACGATGGCGATGATCCGGGCAACCGCCACCATATTTCCGAACCCTACGTTCAGCAGTTTCGCGGCCAAGGCATTCGTCCTTTCTTACTCGACGTTCTGGACCTGCTCCCGGAGCTGTTCCAGGATACTTTTTAATGTTATCACATCGTGCGAGGTCTTGGCATCGTTCGCCTTGGCGCCGATAGTGTTGACCTCGCGTTGCATCTCCTGCAACAGGAACTCCATCCGTCGGCCGTGCGGACCCTGTTGTTGGATGAGATCCCGGAACTGTCGGAGATGGCTTGTGACTCGCGTGGTCTCTTCCGCGATATCCGAACGCTCAGCCAGGATGGCGACTTCCTGTTCAAGTCGGCCGGGATCGACCGATTTCCCCTCCAGCAGGCGCTGGAGCCGAAGCTCCAGACGATTCTTGTAGCTTTGCACGACTTCCGGCGCGCGGGCGACGATCGTCGCCAAGGTGGCCTCGACCAGATCCAGGTGACCGAGCAGGTCGGCCTCGAGCGCCTTTCCCTCCTCCCGTCGCATCTCGACGACGGCATTCATCGCTCCTTCAAGGGCAGTCCTGACCGCCACCCAATCAGCATCCCCCGCCCCCGATTCCTCGCCTTCCAGGTCAAAAAGGTCTGATCGGGAAAGTAGCAGTTCCAATGTTACCTCTCCTGTGAGACCGAGTTCCGACTGAAGCGTCTTGGCGGCATCAAGATACGCATGGGCCAGCGGCCGATTGAGACGCAGCGTGCAGGACTGCTCACCCGTCAACTCCTCAAGCACCGTCACGTCAAACCGCCCTCGCGCGAAGCGTCCTTGCAGGGTCTTCAGGATCTGCAACTCCAGGGCGCTCAGCCGCTTTGGGAGCCGGGCACGAACATCGAGATAACGATGGTTGACCGACTGCAGTTCGCAGACGTATCGTTTTGAGGAGGTAGCGCACTCCCCTTGCCCGAACCCAGTCATACTGCTTAACATCTCGTCACGGCCTCGGTAACGTTGGCATGAGGGTTGCCACAACACTGGATGGGTGAGCGCGAAGGGGTGCCGCGCGGGGATTTTTTATTATATTAATTTAGCCATAATCGGCAGTTCTGTCAAATCAAATTCTCGACCCTCCACTCTCCTTCCTCATGTCTGACCCTTGGCGTCCTCTTCGGACGAGGTCTCGCCTTCACCTCCATAGCCTCGCTCAACCAGGTGCCTTTCGATATCCTCTTTCGCAAAACCGATTCGTCGGGCCACTTTATCGGCATGGCTCACCCGTGAGATTCCCTCGATCAATCGATAAGTTGGGGAGCTATGGACAAATTCCGCCTGGCGATACAATCCAACGTCTCTTTTTTGAAACTGCTCCGCCAGCTCGTGATTGTGGGTGACCAGAATCGTATTGTTGCCGACTTGGTGAAATCCCCCGAGGATGGTGCGGGAGATTTCCAGTTTCTCTTGATAGGTGGTTCCCTCCGCCAGCTCATCCAGAATGACCAGGCTTTTGGGAGACGATGCGAAAAAGATGGCCTTCGTGCGCTGTAACTCCGTTCCGAATCTCCCCTCCCGGTCAGCCAGCGAGTTGCTTTCCGGAGCCTGATAGAAAATCCGATCAGCCACCGAGAGCTGCGCCGCCTCAGCGGGCACATAGCAACCGATCTGCGCCAGCAGTTGCACCTGGGCAATGGTTTTGCAGAAGGCGGTTTTCCCGCCTCCATTTGGGCCGGTAATAAACGCCAATCGAGCCCCGTTCAGGTTGAGATCGTTGGGCACGTAGTCGGTATTCCCTTTCCCCAGGATAGGGTTTCTGACCGTTTTTAAGATCATCGCGTGCTGATCTGCATCAATGAGCGTCGGTAAAACGGTCGAACTTCCGAACGCTTTAGCATAACGATAAAAAGACAGCAGTTCATCGATCTGCCCTAACGCCTCTAGTGCCTGC
The Candidatus Methylomirabilis sp. DNA segment above includes these coding regions:
- the gmk gene encoding guanylate kinase — protein: MNRQRMMVVVSAPSGGGKTSLCQEAARRLPRLVHSVSYTTRAPRPDEQDGRDYHFVNEPTFRRMIEADEFAEWAHVHGHLYGTSRPLLEKQFAEGLDVILDIDTQGAAKLRQDYRTGVFVFVVPPTFDLLETRLRQRRTDSEEEIRRRLAMAREELQHYRHYQYIVVNDIFEKAVKQLCCIITAERSRRDRVDLSFLNMGID
- a CDS encoding DUF370 domain-containing protein is translated as MAAKLLNVGFGNMVAVARIIAIVDPGSAPMKRLKDEAKQAGKLVDATNGRRTRSIIVTDSDHVVLSAIQTETITQRFEADVLSGRSGKGSRTE
- a CDS encoding YicC/YloC family endoribonuclease; translated protein: MTGFGQGECATSSKRYVCELQSVNHRYLDVRARLPKRLSALELQILKTLQGRFARGRFDVTVLEELTGEQSCTLRLNRPLAHAYLDAAKTLQSELGLTGEVTLELLLSRSDLFDLEGEESGAGDADWVAVRTALEGAMNAVVEMRREEGKALEADLLGHLDLVEATLATIVARAPEVVQSYKNRLELRLQRLLEGKSVDPGRLEQEVAILAERSDIAEETTRVTSHLRQFRDLIQQQGPHGRRMEFLLQEMQREVNTIGAKANDAKTSHDVITLKSILEQLREQVQNVE